TgtaaattcacagaaataaaggacTTTCATAGTCAAAGTTCCTCTGTGATTCTTTGTTAGTTACAAATATTGCTGAGTTTGCCACAGCCATGGTAACTTTGGAGCATATTACTGCTTTCAATATCCACTGCTTATGACACACATAACATCTTCCTTATAGTTAAATTCAAAACAATTTCTGGCTCATAGATGGAGCACAAAGCCATCTAAAATGAGGAGACAGGGGTATCTGCTTATCCTGGAGTTtcagtaggatttttttctttaggataTTGGTTTGGTagatttggttttttgttaGATGTTATGtgttatattttttcccttttctagcTCACTGCTGATCATCCCTGGGGCAGAATGATGGTGTCCTGTGAGCAGGCTCAGCTTATGGCAAATTTGGTCAAACTCATTAAAGCCAAGAAAGTTATTGAAATAGGTAAGAGTGTCACTTTGTAGTAAAAAACTCTTGCCTATCATTCTCCAAATACAGCTGCATTTAACGTGAAATATCCAAATACAGGAAGGCACCACATACATCAGCAAAAGGTAGGCAAACTACAGCATGAAAAGGAGTGTCTGATTTGCACTTGGTTGCCTCTTTGTCTAACTGTGCATTCAGTGATTCTGGCATCAGCATGGATGGTTCATCAGTTCTGAAGCAATCTGAAAAACTGAGCTAAATAAATCTCTTGAgtcttcagcagctgcaggacagggtGTATTCTGTCCTTCCTATATCAATTTCTTGCTAGAAGAAGGTATTATTCTGCACAGGCTCTGTATCAAATCCACTTTGCTTGATGCACCTATATTAGCAGGATGTCCTAAAAGACAGACTGATGCTGAGCAGCCAGGTATGGGTTCCCACCATCTTTATTCTTGGCCTGGCTGTTACAATTCCCTGGTATTTTGCTGCTCCCTTGGGTTACACATGCAAGACCAGACTCTGTCTTGTCTGTCCATGAGCCTTTTGGAAAAAGCTAACATTGAAGTTTGCTAAAagattgattttaaaaaaagaaaaaatacattaaaatggaaggaaaaatgaaaaatctttattgTCTCTTAACAAATTGCCATTCTTGATCCCTTTGGGGATTTTATTCCTGAAGAGAACCCTGTAGTCCTGTTTTCACGATACAGTAAGTGTTAATGTCTCTTGTGATTTTCCTAGGTGTTTTCACAGGTTATAATGCCTTGAATATGGCACTTGTCCTGCCAGATAATGGCCGAGTTATTGCCTGTGATATAAATGAGGACTATGCCAAAATTGGAAGGCCACTGTGGAAGGAGGTAAGCAGCATCCCCTATACACAATGGGGGCAGCTGCCCTTACATGTGAAGAGATTTAGGTATTTTTGACTTGCACATTCACATAGAAGTATTCTTACCATTAAAGAAGGCTGATAGAGTTcagtttgggaagaaaaaagtggtGTTTGGAACctagaaataacagaaaaactGTCTGAACCCCAGTCACTCCCTGGGTACAGCCACTACTACTAACAGGTTATTTCTTGACCACTTTTATCAACACTCTCTTCTTTTCCATCTTAGGCAGGAGTAGAGCATAAAATTGACCTGCGGATTAAGCCAGCAATTCAAACGCTTGGTAAGTAACCTGACATAACCAATTGCTTCTCCTTCCCTAGACATAGAAGAAGGATACAACAGTGACAAAATCTAAGACCAAATATGGTTGTGAATGTGATTTTGCTAACAGGGAGGCAGCTTCTcttatattaattaaaaagtaaaaatcttaAGGCACTCACAGTTCTCCTACCTACtagcagagagagagaaaatgcttGTCCCATGTAGTGGGCAGTACTGCTCACTCACCTGTCCTGTCCATCACTTTATTTAATCTATCAAGTACTATTGTCAGCTGCTTCTGGGAAAGATGATTAAAACAGATTAGTTAGACAAAGCCAAATTTCTCTTATCCGTTGTCCATTCTAAGCAAGTATTCCTTTGTTAAGAGAGAAAGGGTTCCCTGATAGGGCTGAGGTgcagaaaaaattcagaagccAATATATAATTTAGGCTGAATCATGTTCAGAGAAGTTCAATTTCAGGATGTGCCGAAAGTGTGCAAGGCCATTAGTGAGGCAATGACTTGTCTCAttcaaggaaagagaaaatgtggagcagaaatgctgaagtGTAAGTGTtctgaaaatgcaagaaattttCTGGGACTGTTGGATGCAGCAGGTTTCCAGCAGAGGTGTTTCATTGATCCACAGATCCATTGATAACCTTGTATTACTTTCAAATCCATCCTTTCTGAAGAGACAGGTATAGGCAGTTTGCTGATATACACACTCCTTGAAGGCTGTCTAACTTCTTTGTCCAGGCATTGCTTTAGACAAAAAGATCTTCTGCTGACAGAGGCTAAGGGCTGGTTACAGGAGTGGCAGAGGACCTTAGGAGACAGCAATCACCTTCTCTTCAGCTGGCAATTTGGAATTCTCAGTCAGGAAGCCTGTCTAAGAGAACTTAAAACTGAATTCTACTTGTCTTGGCTCAGAGAGGGACTACTTACAGCAATTTCTTGCTATAAATATCTCTGACAGGGTTTGTTCATGACCTGTGTCATGGCACTTGATCTGCAAGGAGAGATTAGCATTTAGAACCTGTTCATATAGTGAGAAAAATTCTAATCCACTCAAGAAAACAGTTCTCAGCTCAAAAAAAGCTGAAGGTGTAGAGTATGTCCAGTTTCAAAGTGCTTGACTTGTTTTTACTGTACCTTTCAGCAGTCCCAGCTATATCCTTCAGGTTTGGAGCTACTCCACAAACTCCTAAGCACGCAGAACTCAGTAACTGTGTGTTTTATGGCATACTTAATGTCTAGATCGGTTTCTGTGGGATAAGCTTTTCTAGTAATTACCTGTGGAGGAATAGGCTGCCTGGTcaaggcagcagaaaacatttaatgagAACTTTGACACAAATGGATTACTTCCTCCTACATAGCACTAACCAGGGTATAACAACTCACTTTGTTGCTCATCCAGATGAACTGTTGGCCAATGGAGAAGCAGAAACCTTTGACTTTGCTTTCATTGATGCCGATAAAGAAAACTACAATGAGTACTATGAAAAATGCTTGCGCCTTATAAAGAAAGGGGGAATAATAGCTATTGATAATGTAAGTACTGCAGTTCTGGTGGCTATGCACAGGAAGTTACTGCATCTGGctgtgggaaaaagaaagaaaagtcacaGTGGAAATCTAGTAATGTGATTTCTGACCTGCAGCTAGGTTGCTAATTGTGACACGTTTGTTCCACGtcacacaaagaaaattcaacGTAAACTCTTAAAGTAAGCTATATAAAGCACTAATAGAAAacatagaaattttttttcttattttttacaGAGAATGCTCTGTATTATTCTGTTTTGTCTTGTAGTGCATGTAAACTATGTACAGTACTTACATAAGATCAAAAGTAGCACTTGTAATCAGTAACTATTAATAAGTTATCAATTAATTACTTTTACAAGAAACAAAGGACATTAAACTTCAGGCACCTTCAGGGTTATGGTGACAGCCAAATAGGTGCTCTCAAAAAAACTATATTTAAAGacattgttttttattttggtttcaaaTCTACAGTAGAAGTACAATTAGCAAGTTCTGTGGTTTCTCAATCCCACTTACTTAGGGGAGTTGCATGTCAGAGACCATTAGACATCTGAAATACAACAAATAATATCAATCtctaaaaaatttaaaataacttttccaaaGCCTTCTTAGTGGTCCAAGGACAATACTGGAACAAAGGAGGTGtatcatatttcttttttcaatagGTCTTTTGGAATGGAAAGGTGCTAAAACCAAGGAAGGATGACTTGGCAGCGCAGAGTATCCACCACCTCAATGAGAAGCTTCTCAGAGATGCACGTGTTAATATCAGCATGCTCCCAGTGGGGGATGGAGTCACATTAGCATTCAAATTGTAACTCAAGGAAGCCCAGCAGATGGGGGATAGCAAGCAGCATCAAATCATCAGGAAAAATGTAGGTGGAACAGcatcaaaaatttaatttaatctatATCTCCACTGGATAGCATAGCCTGGGAAAGTAAACTTTAGGAACAGCAGGATCCTAAAGGTAGCTAAGCAGAGAAGAGAGATTTATTGAGATCTACTATGGTTTCTTACTTTAATTgtaataaaggaaataaacttACATTAAATTGTCCTTGTAAGACAGTGgttgaaaaaaatccccctcTATAGATTGTCCAAATGACTCAATAcaacaaagtaattttctgtccTAGAAGAACCTCTTGAGCTGTGGAATAATCAGTCATCAccatcaaaaggaaaagaagtgcaGTTTACTAATGTTTATGGCCATAatagaaaaatggatttttaatgaaatgacaTCAAGGAGATTGCTAGCCTTCTCAGACTGAAAATATTGTAAGTCATTCCTTATCTTTAAAGGGTACTACAGAACAAGCCTCAAAAAGGCATCATGTGAAAAAAAcgttatttttaaaagcttactAGAGGACAAAACAGTATTTGCAAATACAATAACTATTCTCTAAAACTTTTGTGCACAAGGACTGGATTTCTTTAACCTAGGTAACAATCCAggtagatttcttttttttttaagtcagagTGAGGAAAAGCAAACGGGCAAGAAGTAAACCAAAACAATTCTCCCTCTTTCCTGTGTCCCTCCCCTTACTCCCTCAAAGAAGCAACTTGCTAGTTGCTTGTTTCCTAGAAAGTTGCAAGCACAGAGTATTGGTGGCAAGCCTATAGAAGGATTATGATTGT
The sequence above is a segment of the Parus major isolate Abel chromosome 6, Parus_major1.1, whole genome shotgun sequence genome. Coding sequences within it:
- the COMTD1 gene encoding catechol O-methyltransferase domain-containing protein 1, which gives rise to MPLISVPKEVAVGTAMLGVAFATGVLAGKRYPSFIFGTPSGMIRKNSPLRQYILDHSLREHPILKKLRLLTADHPWGRMMVSCEQAQLMANLVKLIKAKKVIEIGVFTGYNALNMALVLPDNGRVIACDINEDYAKIGRPLWKEAGVEHKIDLRIKPAIQTLDELLANGEAETFDFAFIDADKENYNEYYEKCLRLIKKGGIIAIDNVFWNGKVLKPRKDDLAAQSIHHLNEKLLRDARVNISMLPVGDGVTLAFKL